The following are encoded in a window of Bacteroidia bacterium genomic DNA:
- a CDS encoding AsmA-like C-terminal region-containing protein, whose protein sequence is MKKILKIVSITLLIVVAGLTITIYSLSDKLEKVLLKEINEQLAVEGSFKKLDVTFWTTFPNVSLRMEHLTLKESTTLIDNYLLEADAFYLQFNLVEAIFGKYELEKVSADNLILRLAVKGDKENFVLLKSNSTDSINDKRIKIDLKAIQLHDAQIEYHDLSDTTVIVYDFERIKSKGKVETDKVDFKLDAKGACKKFVISGDTLPVDKVTALNAQLTYEIEQETLFIKKGSLDIDKTLFGVEGSFVFADIDSMDLRINSKASKISKIAVLMPQSVGDVFIKMKSEGDFNVSAQIAGKFGGVNIPTIEAQIKIKEAKLYPVNGQKPMENINLNANLTFSKSTEYVQIPVFSFKLGEHNFGGNIDLKGFSDPYIAGNLKGKIDLGYLNDLFDFEGVQMSGQLDCNINLIGKISEISSMKQFQDKGVIGQMQWSNISFSSQHEMFKNWEIQNCNAGWKLKGNQLSANNITGQLNNADFKLNISLDGLLPFIFNDKKMELYADLVTDRIELPLEMLGEHNSDFNEDVDTATDLFTMFPQHLTLDLNFEVADFKAKNISITDFKGALFANENQIKFSNISGGLVEGSFTGSVLIKKHDEQSVFSNVDIEGKALNIHKLFEMFDNFGQEEITASNFEGKLDLNTQMVLIIGRDGSFSKENLYAFSDLTIKDGILKNYEPMKSLSDYAEVSELENIRFGVLSNTIEIKDGEINFPFMDLGNSILNIKIMGKHNFDNYMDYTFRVRLSDALAAKYHWRTKKNKEDFEDLGNKGVALYIRMTGYPDDLKFKVEKIGVKPILTQESVKSEVKNAREEFKQTLKQEFSLEKREERKKQEAENEKVDWDE, encoded by the coding sequence AACTTTGATTGATAATTATCTATTGGAAGCAGATGCATTCTATTTACAATTTAATTTAGTTGAGGCTATATTTGGTAAATATGAGTTAGAGAAAGTATCTGCTGATAATTTGATTCTTCGCCTTGCGGTAAAAGGAGACAAGGAGAATTTTGTTCTTCTTAAAAGTAACAGTACTGATTCCATTAATGACAAGCGAATCAAGATTGATTTAAAGGCGATTCAATTGCATGATGCACAAATTGAATATCATGATTTGAGTGACACCACAGTTATTGTCTATGATTTTGAACGAATTAAGTCTAAAGGTAAAGTTGAAACGGATAAAGTTGATTTTAAATTAGATGCAAAAGGTGCATGCAAGAAATTTGTGATTAGTGGAGACACTTTACCTGTTGACAAAGTAACTGCTCTCAATGCGCAATTAACTTATGAAATTGAACAAGAAACTCTTTTTATCAAAAAGGGGAGTCTTGATATTGACAAAACACTCTTTGGGGTCGAAGGTTCTTTTGTTTTTGCTGATATTGACTCAATGGATTTGAGAATTAATTCTAAAGCAAGTAAGATTAGTAAAATTGCCGTTTTGATGCCGCAGTCTGTTGGAGATGTTTTTATAAAAATGAAGTCTGAGGGTGATTTTAATGTAAGTGCTCAAATTGCAGGTAAATTTGGAGGAGTCAACATCCCGACAATTGAAGCACAGATAAAGATAAAAGAAGCTAAGCTCTATCCTGTTAATGGGCAGAAACCCATGGAAAACATTAATCTAAACGCTAATCTTACCTTTTCAAAAAGTACGGAATATGTACAAATACCTGTCTTTAGCTTTAAGTTAGGTGAGCATAATTTTGGCGGTAATATTGATTTAAAAGGTTTTAGTGACCCTTATATAGCCGGAAATTTGAAGGGTAAAATAGATTTAGGATATTTAAACGATTTATTTGATTTTGAAGGAGTTCAAATGAGTGGGCAGTTGGATTGTAACATTAATTTAATCGGTAAAATTTCTGAAATAAGTTCAATGAAGCAGTTCCAAGATAAAGGCGTGATTGGGCAGATGCAGTGGAGCAATATTTCCTTTAGTTCACAGCATGAGATGTTTAAAAATTGGGAAATTCAAAATTGTAATGCAGGCTGGAAATTAAAGGGGAATCAACTGAGTGCGAATAATATTACCGGTCAATTAAACAATGCTGATTTTAAGTTAAATATTTCTTTAGATGGATTGTTGCCTTTTATTTTCAATGATAAGAAGATGGAATTGTATGCAGATTTGGTAACTGATAGAATTGAATTGCCTCTAGAGATGTTGGGAGAACATAATAGCGATTTTAATGAAGATGTTGATACAGCTACAGATTTGTTTACAATGTTTCCGCAACATTTAACGCTTGATTTGAATTTTGAGGTGGCTGATTTCAAAGCGAAGAATATTTCTATTACAGACTTTAAAGGCGCATTGTTTGCCAATGAAAACCAAATTAAGTTTTCAAATATATCAGGAGGATTAGTAGAAGGAAGTTTTACAGGCTCTGTACTGATTAAAAAACATGATGAGCAAAGTGTTTTCAGCAATGTGGACATAGAAGGAAAGGCTCTGAATATTCACAAACTTTTTGAAATGTTTGATAATTTTGGTCAAGAGGAAATTACGGCTTCTAATTTTGAAGGTAAATTGGATTTGAATACACAAATGGTTTTGATTATTGGTAGAGACGGCTCATTCTCAAAGGAGAATCTTTATGCATTTTCTGACTTAACAATTAAAGACGGGATTCTTAAAAACTATGAACCTATGAAGTCGCTCTCTGATTATGCCGAGGTGTCCGAATTGGAAAACATTCGATTTGGGGTACTCTCCAACACCATTGAAATCAAGGATGGGGAAATTAATTTTCCTTTTATGGACTTAGGAAATAGTATCTTAAACATCAAAATTATGGGTAAACACAATTTTGATAATTATATGGATTATACATTTAGAGTTCGTCTTTCCGATGCCTTAGCTGCCAAATATCATTGGCGCACAAAAAAGAACAAAGAGGATTTTGAAGATTTGGGAAATAAAGGGGTTGCATTGTACATCAGAATGACCGGTTATCCTGATGACCTGAAGTTTAAGGTTGAGAAAATTGGGGTAAAGCCAATTTTGACTCAAGAATCAGTTAAGTCTGAAGTGAAAAATGCACGCGAAGAATTTAAACAGACACTTAAACAAGAGTTTTCATTAGAAAAGCGCGAAGAGCGAAAAAAACAAGAGGCTGAAAACGAGAAAGTTGACTGGGACGAATAG
- a CDS encoding DUF5723 family protein, whose product MNNTTIFARKGVMLTAVLSFFSSFESKAQEQLGLINSNFSGTNAVYLNPANIATPFNIAYVNLWSRGIGFQNDFLKYNAPFKINKWANDRIPDEYLDPYGNFDFKQSWLKQINLNGNAKNFNFNQDIRALSLMLPVGEKTFISLNLRQRTGIQIQGLDEDLARVARYGINNTKFDLFGNAANQLQYGKELGTKSGFKAHFESWQEYSFSLGGVIKESKTHLLSGGITLKYLRGMGLGHLSSSNLSFTVENGDSVTLNAGSFDYAHTQENAMMKPLIQPVEWFDQATTGHGVGLDIGFNWMKKRSRSSFRKSGFWDWGCNYYQQYDWKFGAALMDLGFIQHRKGVNAYNVDFSSPFGLGVRTNMLNGFTNAYRDGFDDVDADLINRLPASDVTNKNTFTSYLPAAFTAQGDFRLGNRTYLGINYQQSLKSTTSFGLNAANFISFIPRIEGYFAEAALPITVSNTFKNINVGFYTKLWIFHIGSDNLGGLLNLSANKEFTGASLYGGFSLPIPYCTGGSWVENRTNTKIYHYPEEEKPEDKPKDETKPDSVIQQQPDTVYITVKDTVQVPQQNPDWEKKELEYKNKQKELEKRIEELENKKPNTTANCVECEKNLRNERINNEKTRKDLVYERERNINLERENNTLKERLHIIETQKIKCENDRTANLREIDNLNKKISAIELELADCRKRTTPERPDEEVKRLNDKIVQLENDKKNLETQRDKCNKTNDELAVKITQLQNDADKCKKELEEYKARVEKLNKENEKLNIDITKARDSIKMLQAKITDGECNKKLDELNNKIISLETDKKKCDEENAKKEVVILNYKKDIEAKDKRIKELSDSLNAIVIKLKSCNEQYDNALREYQYAMQQVKDLQKQLKDCQDKAQSGNNSGGNNDAEIQALQKKLDDANDQVKTLEAKVVEQQTQLSNMQSKQDELNKKLKDCEDSKSNLDQTAKIKELETKITDLQNKLDKYQSDLTQSQNKVKDLEAKIQQCENEKGKLGTGDNQDADKRIAEIEKEKSSLQQQLDEANKQLQTKENEFANLKKQVESQKLELANCKKNQSNFDKVLHDKDSIQRANIQLQNDLRNCRENKEGQGNVIPGTNTPSETKGNSSSVIIPSGSSQIPGGINGGTTRTGSRTSTNTKRTTETGNSKTESGTSSNSNTNREGSTNSNRGGRR is encoded by the coding sequence ATGAACAACACTACAATTTTTGCCCGTAAGGGTGTGATGTTAACAGCAGTTCTTTCATTTTTTTCATCCTTTGAGTCGAAAGCACAAGAACAACTTGGATTAATTAATTCTAATTTCTCCGGTACAAATGCTGTTTATCTTAATCCGGCAAATATTGCCACTCCTTTTAACATAGCATACGTAAACCTTTGGTCAAGGGGTATTGGATTTCAAAATGATTTCTTGAAGTATAATGCACCTTTTAAAATTAATAAATGGGCAAATGACAGAATTCCGGATGAGTACTTAGATCCTTATGGGAATTTTGATTTCAAACAGTCATGGCTAAAGCAAATCAATTTGAACGGCAATGCGAAGAATTTTAATTTCAATCAAGATATAAGAGCATTATCATTAATGCTTCCTGTGGGTGAAAAGACTTTTATTTCTTTGAATTTACGCCAACGTACAGGTATTCAAATTCAAGGATTAGATGAAGACTTGGCAAGGGTTGCGCGATATGGAATTAACAATACTAAGTTTGATTTGTTTGGAAATGCTGCCAATCAGTTGCAATATGGAAAAGAACTAGGAACTAAAAGCGGTTTTAAAGCTCATTTTGAATCATGGCAAGAATACAGCTTTTCATTAGGTGGAGTGATTAAAGAGAGTAAGACACACTTGCTTTCAGGTGGAATAACACTCAAGTATTTGAGAGGCATGGGACTGGGACATTTGAGCAGTAGCAATTTGAGTTTTACTGTTGAAAATGGAGATTCAGTTACATTGAATGCGGGTAGTTTTGACTATGCTCACACGCAAGAAAATGCTATGATGAAACCTCTGATACAACCGGTAGAATGGTTTGACCAAGCCACAACAGGACATGGTGTTGGGCTGGATATTGGGTTTAATTGGATGAAAAAGAGAAGTCGTTCTTCGTTTAGGAAAAGTGGTTTCTGGGACTGGGGATGTAACTATTATCAACAATATGATTGGAAGTTTGGTGCTGCTTTAATGGATTTGGGATTTATTCAGCATAGAAAGGGTGTAAATGCTTATAACGTTGATTTTTCTTCTCCATTTGGGTTAGGGGTAAGAACAAATATGCTCAATGGATTCACCAATGCTTACAGAGATGGTTTTGATGATGTGGATGCAGATTTAATCAACCGACTGCCTGCATCTGATGTTACAAACAAAAACACTTTTACATCTTATTTGCCTGCTGCGTTTACCGCTCAAGGTGATTTTAGATTAGGAAACAGAACCTATTTAGGTATAAACTATCAACAAAGCCTCAAATCCACTACGTCTTTTGGATTGAATGCTGCGAATTTTATTTCTTTTATACCGCGTATTGAAGGGTATTTTGCGGAAGCCGCTCTGCCAATTACAGTATCTAATACATTCAAAAATATTAATGTAGGGTTTTATACTAAATTGTGGATTTTCCATATTGGTTCTGATAATTTAGGAGGATTGTTAAACCTATCTGCGAATAAAGAATTTACAGGAGCTTCTCTTTATGGCGGATTTTCTTTGCCAATCCCTTATTGTACCGGTGGTTCTTGGGTAGAAAATAGAACCAATACTAAGATTTACCATTATCCTGAGGAAGAAAAACCTGAAGACAAACCAAAGGATGAGACTAAGCCCGATTCTGTTATACAACAACAACCGGATACTGTATATATTACTGTGAAAGACACCGTTCAAGTGCCTCAACAAAATCCTGATTGGGAGAAAAAAGAATTAGAATACAAAAACAAACAAAAAGAGTTAGAAAAACGTATTGAAGAATTAGAAAATAAAAAGCCTAATACTACAGCAAATTGTGTGGAATGTGAGAAGAATCTTAGAAATGAAAGAATTAATAATGAGAAGACTCGCAAAGATTTAGTTTATGAAAGAGAAAGAAATATCAACCTTGAGAGAGAAAACAATACCCTCAAAGAGAGGTTACATATTATAGAAACTCAAAAAATCAAGTGCGAAAATGATAGAACTGCTAACCTAAGAGAGATAGATAATCTGAATAAAAAGATCTCCGCCATTGAGTTGGAATTAGCAGATTGCAGAAAACGCACTACTCCTGAAAGACCTGATGAAGAAGTAAAGAGGCTCAACGATAAAATTGTGCAGTTAGAGAATGATAAAAAGAATCTTGAGACACAAAGAGACAAATGCAATAAGACCAATGATGAACTCGCAGTTAAAATCACTCAGTTGCAAAACGATGCGGATAAGTGTAAAAAAGAACTTGAAGAATATAAAGCAAGGGTAGAGAAACTCAATAAAGAGAATGAAAAGCTCAATATTGATATCACTAAAGCACGCGACAGTATAAAGATGTTGCAAGCCAAAATTACGGATGGTGAGTGTAACAAGAAGTTAGATGAATTGAACAACAAAATTATTTCGCTTGAAACCGATAAGAAGAAATGTGACGAAGAAAATGCTAAGAAAGAAGTTGTTATCCTTAACTATAAAAAGGATATAGAAGCTAAAGACAAGCGTATTAAAGAATTGAGCGATTCGCTCAACGCAATTGTCATCAAACTAAAATCTTGTAACGAACAATATGATAATGCGCTACGCGAATACCAATATGCAATGCAGCAGGTGAAAGATTTGCAGAAACAGCTCAAAGATTGCCAAGATAAAGCACAATCCGGGAATAATTCAGGGGGTAACAATGACGCTGAAATCCAAGCATTGCAGAAAAAGTTAGATGATGCCAATGATCAAGTAAAGACACTTGAAGCTAAGGTTGTCGAACAACAAACGCAATTAAGCAATATGCAAAGCAAACAAGATGAATTGAACAAAAAGTTGAAAGATTGCGAAGATTCAAAATCAAATTTAGATCAGACTGCTAAAATAAAAGAATTGGAAACAAAGATTACTGATTTGCAAAACAAATTAGATAAGTATCAGTCTGATTTAACTCAATCCCAAAACAAGGTGAAAGACTTGGAAGCTAAAATTCAGCAATGTGAGAACGAAAAAGGTAAATTAGGAACTGGCGATAATCAAGATGCTGACAAACGTATAGCAGAAATTGAAAAAGAGAAGTCAAGCCTTCAACAACAATTGGATGAAGCTAACAAGCAATTACAAACCAAAGAAAATGAATTTGCAAACTTGAAAAAACAAGTTGAGAGCCAGAAGTTGGAACTTGCAAATTGTAAAAAGAATCAAAGCAATTTTGATAAAGTGCTGCATGATAAAGACTCCATACAACGCGCAAATATTCAATTACAAAATGATTTGAGGAACTGTAGAGAAAATAAAGAAGGTCAAGGGAATGTGATTCCTGGTACCAATACACCATCCGAGACCAAAGGAAATTCATCATCCGTCATCATTCCTTCGGGTTCATCTCAGATTCCGGGTGGTATCAATGGAGGAACTACTAGAACCGGTAGCAGAACGAGTACCAATACGAAGCGCACTACTGAGACCGGAAATTCAAAAACCGAGTCAGGAACTTCTTCCAATAGCAATACGAACAGAGAGGGTTCAACTAATTCCAATCGTGGAGGAAGACGTTAA
- a CDS encoding ArsR family transcriptional regulator, producing the protein MIDILISSKTRVKLLLKFFLNASTKAYLRGLEEEFGESTNGIRLELNRFEEAGMLQSYSHGNKKFFKVNTKHPLFEDIHNIVLKFVGLDKIVDSIISQLGSLEEVYVVGNFARGLDCDIIDLVFVGQVNQAYLVELIAKAEMKISRKIRYITYEQSEFSLDKIKDGLAEPLLLWSK; encoded by the coding sequence GTGATAGATATACTGATTTCGTCCAAAACTCGTGTTAAGTTGCTGCTTAAATTCTTTTTGAATGCAAGTACCAAAGCGTATCTGCGAGGTTTGGAAGAAGAGTTTGGCGAGTCCACAAATGGGATTCGTCTTGAGTTGAACCGCTTTGAAGAAGCAGGGATGCTACAGTCATATTCTCATGGGAATAAGAAATTTTTTAAAGTTAATACTAAACACCCTCTTTTTGAAGACATTCATAACATTGTCCTCAAGTTTGTAGGCTTGGATAAAATCGTGGATTCCATCATTAGTCAATTGGGAAGTTTGGAAGAAGTGTATGTGGTCGGAAATTTTGCCAGAGGCTTGGATTGTGATATCATTGACTTAGTATTTGTTGGTCAGGTGAATCAGGCTTATTTGGTTGAACTGATTGCAAAAGCAGAAATGAAAATTAGCCGGAAAATCAGATATATAACGTATGAACAGTCTGAGTTTTCGTTAGATAAAATAAAAGACGGATTAGCAGAACCGCTCCTTTTATGGAGTAAGTAA
- a CDS encoding UpxY family transcription antiterminator produces the protein MSVTIIDKHKIWNALYLKSRHEKKVAQLFENLGLEYYLPLIKRLSIRSDRKKWIEEPLFRGYIFVPANVQISEKVLFVPGVVAYVNYNGSHAVVKQSELQILQTLIDKGYHIDADAGKELEIGDKITIASGPLKGMEGYILEARGDTYFLISVESIGQMLKVKISKEVLVKN, from the coding sequence ATGAGTGTAACAATCATTGATAAACATAAAATTTGGAATGCACTCTATTTGAAATCAAGACACGAGAAAAAAGTGGCGCAACTGTTTGAAAATCTTGGATTAGAGTATTATTTACCGCTTATCAAAAGATTGAGTATCAGGTCTGACCGAAAGAAATGGATAGAAGAGCCGCTGTTTAGAGGTTATATTTTTGTTCCCGCTAATGTGCAAATTTCAGAAAAGGTCTTGTTTGTTCCGGGTGTGGTTGCCTATGTAAATTACAATGGAAGTCATGCTGTTGTTAAGCAAAGTGAATTGCAGATCCTTCAAACCCTCATTGATAAAGGCTATCACATCGATGCAGATGCGGGTAAGGAATTAGAAATTGGTGACAAAATCACAATTGCGAGCGGTCCGCTAAAGGGAATGGAAGGCTATATTTTGGAAGCAAGGGGAGATACTTATTTCTTGATTTCTGTTGAGAGTATTGGGCAAATGCTCAAGGTTAAAATCTCAAAGGAAGTCTTGGTAAAGAATTAA
- a CDS encoding sulfatase-like hydrolase/transferase gives MLKYSYLFLFYPILVLWVVLTTYTSAPVLPERLIFLHALLYLLAYFLPSNTLRSVYVFAVYILTLVLIFFEAAFACIYHDQITYSIVYILLETNVAEAGQYLNVYLNSKIITLILVFLIPSVFILIAVNKAIHRYTPSDYFGFVKTGLHKGGKWIKHLSVLAIILISSSIYISAGHFKHHVFNKMIKGYTLYHQEVERYKNFLHHSDNSTFLQHVVNQDDDQKQTLVVIIGEATARNHMGVYGYYRNTTPRLKQMSDALLFFEDVISPHANTIASLEKVLTFGSTAHPEDVEKGSIVQLAQKAGYKTYWISNQIPLGLYETLVTMIGKTTDRSFFTNLGSAEVQSSYDENLFPFIQLALDEQVNKKIIFVHILGTHSVYDWRYPEAYNVFTDAPRTPYPSERATQAINTYDNAVLYNDYIVSSIIKMLENNTQKNATGQLVYFSDHGEEVYETINFEGHAEPIATYPMYEIPFIYWTNQSDKKEAYSSFTKRKYMTDDLIYSIADLMNIQFEGRDDSKSVFSNSFISKPRIVKGDQDFDLQILAKK, from the coding sequence ATGCTTAAATACAGTTATCTGTTTCTGTTCTATCCGATTCTTGTGTTATGGGTTGTGTTGACAACCTACACTTCTGCTCCGGTTTTGCCTGAAAGACTGATTTTTCTTCACGCTTTGCTGTATTTGCTTGCTTATTTTCTGCCTTCAAATACTTTGCGTTCGGTTTATGTTTTTGCTGTCTATATCCTGACATTGGTGCTGATTTTTTTTGAAGCAGCCTTTGCTTGTATATATCATGATCAAATTACGTATTCAATCGTATATATTTTGTTGGAAACCAATGTGGCGGAAGCCGGTCAATACCTTAATGTGTATCTCAACAGTAAGATTATCACGCTGATTTTGGTGTTTTTGATTCCTTCAGTTTTTATTTTAATAGCAGTCAATAAAGCCATACATCGTTACACCCCTTCAGATTATTTTGGATTTGTCAAAACCGGATTGCATAAAGGCGGTAAATGGATCAAACACTTGTCTGTACTTGCTATTATTTTAATTAGCAGTTCGATTTATATTTCAGCGGGTCACTTTAAGCATCATGTTTTCAATAAAATGATAAAGGGTTACACGCTTTATCACCAAGAGGTGGAGCGATACAAGAACTTCCTTCATCATTCTGATAACAGTACTTTTCTTCAACATGTGGTAAATCAAGATGATGACCAAAAACAAACCTTGGTTGTTATTATTGGTGAAGCAACTGCAAGGAATCACATGGGAGTGTATGGATATTATAGAAATACTACACCTCGCCTTAAACAAATGTCAGACGCGCTTTTGTTTTTTGAAGATGTGATTAGCCCTCATGCAAATACAATTGCATCGTTAGAAAAAGTGTTGACCTTTGGTTCAACTGCACATCCTGAAGATGTTGAAAAAGGGAGTATAGTACAATTAGCACAAAAAGCAGGATATAAAACCTATTGGATTTCTAATCAAATCCCACTTGGGTTATACGAAACATTAGTAACAATGATTGGAAAAACCACCGACCGAAGTTTTTTTACAAATCTTGGTAGTGCAGAGGTGCAAAGTTCTTATGATGAAAATTTATTCCCATTTATTCAATTGGCATTAGATGAGCAGGTGAATAAAAAAATAATCTTCGTTCATATTTTAGGAACCCATTCAGTGTATGATTGGCGTTATCCTGAAGCATATAATGTGTTTACAGACGCTCCCAGAACTCCCTATCCTTCTGAGAGAGCTACCCAAGCAATCAACACCTACGACAATGCTGTTTTATACAATGATTATATAGTAAGCAGTATTATTAAAATGCTCGAGAATAATACACAAAAAAATGCAACAGGTCAATTGGTGTATTTTTCAGATCATGGTGAAGAAGTCTATGAAACGATCAATTTTGAGGGACATGCAGAACCGATTGCAACATATCCTATGTATGAAATTCCTTTTATTTATTGGACGAATCAAAGCGATAAGAAAGAGGCATATTCATCATTTACAAAAAGAAAATATATGACTGATGATCTGATTTACTCCATAGCAGATTTGATGAATATACAATTTGAAGGCAGAGATGACAGCAAGAGTGTTTTTAGCAATTCATTCATCTCAAAACCTCGCATAGTCAAAGGCGATCAGGACTTTGACTTGCAAATTTTAGCAAAGAAATAA
- a CDS encoding nucleotide sugar dehydrogenase yields MVQQHKIAVIGLGYVGLPLALEFSKKYPVLGFDINQKRIAELSKGEDHTREADLVELHEALTRGKAIGQTQAESTGLKFSANEEELSNSNVFIVTVPTPINEFKAPDLTPLIKASEMIGRHLKQGDIVIYESTVYPGCTEEVCVPALEKTSNLKFNQEFYCGYSPERINPGDKVNTLTKIKKVTSGSTPQIAEIVNNLYASIITAGTHLAPSMKVAEASKAIENAQRDINISFMNELALIFERIGIDTTDVIEAASTKWNFLKYKPGLVGGHCIGVDPYYLAHKAEAVGYHPQVILSGRRVNDMMGVFVANRVIKLMIEKGHKVKGENVLILGVTFKENCPDTRNTKVTDIYHELSQFGLNVDIYDPWADADEVMHEYKIQLLPSLNGKQYNAIILAVSHNEFLEIQYEKLKHPDAVIFDTKSFLDRSMVDERL; encoded by the coding sequence ATGGTACAACAACATAAAATAGCAGTAATTGGTCTGGGATATGTAGGCTTGCCGCTGGCATTAGAATTTTCAAAAAAATATCCTGTATTAGGATTTGACATTAACCAAAAAAGGATAGCTGAGTTAAGCAAGGGCGAAGACCACACAAGGGAAGCTGATTTGGTAGAACTGCATGAGGCGCTTACAAGAGGCAAAGCGATTGGTCAGACACAAGCAGAATCAACCGGATTAAAATTTTCTGCAAATGAAGAAGAACTTAGCAATAGCAATGTATTCATTGTTACTGTCCCTACACCGATTAATGAGTTTAAAGCTCCTGATTTAACACCTTTAATCAAGGCATCTGAGATGATAGGCAGACACTTGAAACAAGGCGATATTGTGATTTATGAATCAACTGTATATCCGGGGTGTACCGAAGAAGTATGTGTGCCTGCATTAGAAAAAACTTCAAATCTAAAGTTCAATCAAGAATTTTATTGTGGTTACTCTCCAGAGAGGATTAATCCCGGTGACAAGGTGAATACATTGACAAAAATCAAAAAAGTAACATCAGGTTCAACACCTCAAATTGCAGAGATTGTCAATAACCTATATGCTTCAATCATTACAGCCGGAACACATCTGGCACCAAGCATGAAAGTGGCAGAAGCGTCAAAAGCGATTGAGAATGCGCAGAGAGATATCAACATCAGTTTTATGAATGAGTTAGCGTTAATTTTTGAGCGTATTGGTATTGATACAACAGATGTGATTGAAGCCGCCTCCACCAAATGGAATTTCTTGAAATATAAACCCGGATTAGTAGGAGGTCATTGCATTGGTGTAGATCCATATTATTTAGCACACAAAGCAGAAGCAGTTGGCTATCATCCTCAAGTGATACTGTCAGGAAGGCGAGTGAATGATATGATGGGCGTCTTTGTAGCCAATCGTGTTATTAAATTGATGATTGAGAAAGGTCATAAAGTAAAAGGGGAGAATGTGTTAATCTTAGGCGTTACATTCAAAGAGAATTGCCCTGATACCCGTAATACCAAAGTAACCGATATTTATCATGAACTTTCACAATTTGGGTTGAATGTTGATATATATGATCCTTGGGCAGATGCTGATGAAGTCATGCACGAATATAAGATTCAGTTGTTACCTTCTTTGAATGGCAAGCAGTATAATGCTATCATTCTTGCAGTGTCTCACAATGAATTTTTAGAGATTCAATATGAGAAACTCAAACACCCTGATGCTGTGATTTTTGATACCAAGTCGTTCTTAGACAGGTCGATGGTGGATGAAAGATTATAA